A genome region from Oenanthe melanoleuca isolate GR-GAL-2019-014 chromosome 2, OMel1.0, whole genome shotgun sequence includes the following:
- the PENK gene encoding proenkephalin-A, with amino-acid sequence MALLLRLGCSLLALSTCLLPRARADCGRDCAACAYRLGPRAGIHPLACTLECEGKLPSAKAWETCKELLQLAKLDLPEDGNIAPGDKKELDESHLLAKKYRGFMKRYGGFMKKMDELYRAEPEDEANGGEILAKRYGGFMKKDSDDDALANSSDLLKELLGAGDSPEAAHYREANENDGDVSKRYGGFMRSIKRSPELEDEAKELQKRYGGFMRRVGRPEWWLDYQKRYGGFLKRFADSILPSEEDGETYSKEVPEMEKRYGGFMRF; translated from the exons ATGGCGCTGCTGCTGAGACTCGGCTGCTCGCTGCTGGCCCTCAGCAcctgcctgctgcccagggccagggccgACTGCGGCCGCGACTGCGCCGCCTGCGCCTACCGCCTGGGACCCCGCGCCGGCATCCACCCGCTG GCATGTACACTAGAATGTGAAGGAAAACTGCCTTCTGCCAAAGCCTGGGAGACCTGCAAGGAGCTCTTGCAACTGGCAAAGCTGGATCTCCCTGAGGATGGCAACATTGCTCCGGGAGACAAGAAAGAGCTGGATGAGAGCCACCTGCTTGCGAAGAAGTACAGAGGCTTCATGAAAAGATATGGGGGGTTCATGAAGAAAATGGATGAGCTCTATCGGGCAGAGCCAGAGGATGAAGCTAATGGAGGAGAGATCCTGGCTAAGAGGTACGGAGGGTTCATGAAGAAAGACTCGGATGACGATGCCCTGGCCAACTCCTCTGAtctgctgaaggagctgctgggagcaggggacagCCCCGAGGCGGCGCACTATCGAGAGGCGAACGAGAACGACGGCGATGTCAGCAAAAGGTATGGAGGCTTCATGAGGAGCATAAAGCGCAGCCCCGAACTGGAAGATGAGGCCAAGGAGCTGCAAAAGAGATACGGTGGCTTCATGAGAAGAGTGGGCAGGCCAGAGTGGTGGCTGGATTACCAGAAACGATACGGTGGCTTTCTTAAGCGCTTTGCCGACTCCATTCTCCCTTCAGAAGAAGATGGGGAAACCTATTCCAAAGAAGTcccagagatggaaaagagatATGGTGGTTTTATGAGATTTTAA